A genomic window from Caballeronia sp. SBC1 includes:
- a CDS encoding type II toxin-antitoxin system RelB/DinJ family antitoxin: MLAENGLTLFDAIRLSLRQVVVYGGLPFDVRISNDPLCTRFASHGR, translated from the coding sequence ATGTTGGCCGAAAACGGGCTAACCCTATTCGACGCCATCCGACTGTCTCTTCGCCAAGTCGTCGTTTACGGAGGCCTGCCATTTGACGTCCGCATCTCGAACGACCCACTTTGCACGCGCTTCGCGAGTCACGGGCGATGA
- the pepE gene encoding dipeptidase PepE produces MTQRILLMSSSRKDQLGYLEHAGEQIHVLLKHEPRKVLFVPFAAVTFSFDSYEDLVKPAFHRLGYSLESIHRNDDPLAAIEQAEAIAIGGGNTFALLKRLYDAGIVDAVRAKVMAGTPYVGWSAGSNIACPTIRTTNDMPVVQPPTLRALGLVPFQVNPHFISGKPLGHNGESREERLAEFLAINAPEQVLALPEGSALYSDGTYGTVLGERHTVHFLGDGRVETLRENETFPLTRIKGPADMSEWPGFKG; encoded by the coding sequence ATGACACAACGCATTCTTTTGATGAGCAGTTCGCGCAAGGACCAGCTCGGTTATCTGGAGCATGCCGGCGAGCAGATACACGTTCTGTTGAAGCATGAGCCTCGCAAGGTGTTGTTTGTACCGTTCGCGGCCGTTACGTTCAGCTTCGATAGCTACGAAGATCTGGTCAAGCCGGCGTTCCACCGTCTTGGCTATTCGCTGGAATCGATTCATCGCAACGACGACCCGCTTGCAGCGATAGAGCAGGCGGAGGCCATAGCGATCGGAGGCGGCAACACGTTCGCGCTGCTCAAGCGACTCTACGATGCCGGCATTGTCGATGCTGTCCGTGCGAAGGTGATGGCGGGTACACCGTATGTTGGGTGGAGCGCGGGAAGTAATATAGCGTGTCCGACGATCCGTACCACTAATGACATGCCCGTCGTTCAACCGCCTACGCTTCGCGCGCTCGGACTTGTACCGTTTCAGGTCAATCCTCACTTCATCAGCGGTAAGCCTTTAGGGCATAACGGTGAAAGCCGTGAAGAGCGCCTTGCGGAGTTTCTCGCGATCAACGCACCGGAGCAGGTGCTGGCGTTGCCTGAAGGGTCGGCTTTGTATTCGGACGGTACGTATGGCACTGTGCTCGGCGAGCGTCATACGGTGCATTTTCTCGGCGATGGGCGCGTGGAGACCTTGCGCGAAAACGAAACCTTTCCGCTTACGCGCATAAAAGGCCCAGCCGATATGAGTGAGTGGCCTGGGTTCAAAGGTTGA
- a CDS encoding glycosyltransferase family 4 protein encodes MRIAQIAPLHEAVPPKFYGGTERVVSYLTEALVEAGHDVTLFASGDSQTSAKLEAFWPQALRLDPTIRDTMAPHMLLLEEVRRRADEFDVLHFHIDYYPFSLFSRQPVPFLTTMHGRLDLPELQPIFSTFNEAPVVSISDNQRQPLPQANWLSTVYHGLPENLLKPIPNVQPGYLAFLGRISPEKRVDRAIRIAGAAGMKIKIAAKIDNADRAYYEEQIKPLFALPHVEYIGEINEQQKTEFLGNAHALLFPIDWPEPFGLVMIEAMACGTPVIAFNRGSVPEVIENGVSGFVVEDELSAIAAVKRLDTLPRAKVRQAFETRFSSKVMAARYVHTYEELLRAKRRTVLREVNAS; translated from the coding sequence ATGCGAATCGCTCAAATCGCGCCTCTTCATGAAGCCGTCCCCCCGAAGTTCTACGGCGGTACGGAGCGCGTGGTGTCCTATCTGACCGAGGCGCTGGTTGAGGCCGGTCACGACGTCACGTTGTTCGCGAGCGGTGATTCGCAAACGTCGGCGAAGCTCGAAGCCTTCTGGCCGCAGGCGCTGCGCCTCGACCCGACCATCCGCGACACGATGGCGCCCCACATGCTGCTGCTGGAAGAAGTCCGCCGCCGCGCTGACGAATTCGATGTGTTGCATTTTCACATCGACTATTACCCGTTCTCGCTGTTCTCGCGCCAGCCGGTGCCGTTCCTGACGACCATGCACGGCCGTCTCGATCTGCCAGAACTGCAGCCAATCTTCAGCACGTTCAACGAAGCGCCGGTCGTGTCGATCTCCGACAACCAGCGTCAGCCGTTGCCGCAAGCCAACTGGCTTTCGACCGTTTATCACGGCCTGCCGGAAAACCTGCTCAAGCCGATCCCGAATGTGCAACCGGGCTACCTCGCGTTCCTCGGCCGAATCTCGCCGGAAAAGCGTGTTGACCGGGCAATCCGGATCGCAGGCGCAGCGGGCATGAAGATCAAGATCGCGGCAAAAATCGACAATGCCGATCGCGCGTATTACGAAGAGCAGATCAAGCCGTTGTTCGCGCTGCCGCACGTGGAATACATTGGCGAGATCAACGAGCAGCAGAAGACCGAATTCCTCGGCAACGCGCACGCGTTGCTGTTCCCGATCGACTGGCCGGAGCCGTTTGGCCTGGTGATGATCGAAGCGATGGCTTGCGGCACGCCGGTGATCGCGTTCAATCGTGGATCGGTGCCGGAAGTGATCGAAAACGGTGTGTCGGGTTTTGTCGTGGAAGACGAACTGAGCGCGATTGCCGCCGTGAAGCGCCTCGACACGTTGCCGCGCGCCAAGGTTCGTCAGGCGTTCGAAACGCGTTTTTCGTCGAAGGTCATGGCCGCGCGCTATGTTCATACGTATGAAGAGCTGCTGCGCGCGAAGCGCCGCACCGTTCTGCGCGAAGTCAACGCGAGCTGA
- a CDS encoding ABC transporter ATP-binding protein encodes MDQLTVSQRNVHNAKLASYASRPLAFLFRYIRRHPVAHTIVLVSVLSAVGCALASQYAIKHLIDVLGQGRGHPGPLWAAFMILVGLIAADNMLWRVGGWVGAHTFVVVTGDLRRDLFSYLSGHSPTYFSEKQPGMLASRITATSNAIYTAENTMAWNVLPPCIAVIGAIVMIVAVNPLMACCLMLASAILAFVLYRLAGRGSARHHTFATKAASVDGELVDVIGNMALVRAFGMTFREQKRFGSTVKAEMVARQQSLLYLEKLRLFHAVVTAILSAGLLGWALWLWSKGRATSGDIVLVSSLGFTILHGTRDLAVALVDVTQHVARLAEAVQTLLEPHGMPDRSDATELVPQGGRVDFEEVTFAYPRRRPILDKFNLHIEPGQRVGLIGKSGAGKSTVLALLQRFYEPQGGSIKVDGQDISLITQDSLRMSIALVPQDISLFHRTVYENIAYGRPDASREEVLAAAREARCSDFIEAMPEGFDTIVGDRGVKLSGGQRQRIAIARAILKNAPILLLDEATSALDSSSEEAIQQALDRLMVGRTVIAIAHRLSTLQGFDRIIVMSAGKVIDDGSPDQLRNRPGLYRELLSKQHGKLPPATMPSQQLAAKAEST; translated from the coding sequence TTGGACCAACTCACCGTCTCTCAGCGTAACGTGCACAACGCGAAGCTAGCGAGCTATGCAAGTCGCCCGCTGGCCTTCCTGTTCCGTTACATCCGCCGTCATCCGGTCGCGCACACCATCGTCTTGGTGAGCGTGCTGTCCGCTGTCGGCTGCGCGCTCGCCTCGCAGTACGCGATCAAACACCTGATCGACGTGCTGGGTCAGGGCCGCGGCCATCCTGGCCCGCTCTGGGCCGCCTTCATGATCCTGGTCGGCCTGATCGCCGCCGACAACATGCTGTGGCGGGTCGGCGGCTGGGTCGGCGCGCATACGTTCGTCGTCGTGACGGGCGACCTGCGGCGCGACCTGTTCTCGTACCTCAGCGGTCATTCACCCACGTACTTCTCCGAGAAACAGCCGGGCATGCTGGCGAGCAGGATCACGGCGACATCGAACGCAATCTATACCGCCGAAAACACCATGGCGTGGAACGTGTTGCCGCCGTGCATCGCGGTGATTGGCGCGATCGTGATGATCGTGGCGGTGAATCCGCTCATGGCCTGCTGCCTGATGCTGGCGTCAGCCATTCTTGCGTTCGTGCTGTACCGGCTCGCTGGACGCGGCTCCGCACGGCATCACACGTTTGCCACGAAAGCGGCATCTGTTGACGGCGAACTGGTCGACGTGATCGGCAACATGGCGCTCGTGCGTGCATTCGGTATGACATTTCGCGAGCAAAAGCGCTTCGGCTCGACGGTCAAGGCCGAAATGGTCGCGCGTCAGCAAAGCTTGCTGTATCTCGAAAAGCTGCGACTGTTCCACGCCGTTGTAACCGCGATTCTCTCGGCTGGATTGCTTGGCTGGGCGTTGTGGCTGTGGTCGAAGGGGCGAGCAACATCGGGCGATATCGTGCTGGTCAGCTCACTCGGCTTCACGATTCTCCACGGCACCCGCGATCTGGCGGTTGCCCTGGTGGATGTGACGCAGCACGTCGCGCGTTTGGCAGAAGCCGTCCAGACGCTGCTGGAACCGCATGGCATGCCCGACCGGTCCGATGCAACCGAACTCGTGCCGCAAGGCGGACGGGTGGACTTCGAGGAAGTCACGTTCGCCTACCCGCGCCGCCGGCCGATTCTCGATAAATTCAACCTGCACATTGAGCCGGGTCAGCGTGTTGGCCTGATCGGCAAGTCGGGCGCCGGGAAATCCACGGTGCTCGCGCTGTTGCAACGCTTTTACGAACCGCAGGGCGGCTCCATCAAGGTCGACGGGCAGGATATCTCGCTGATCACGCAGGACAGCCTGCGGATGTCGATTGCACTCGTGCCGCAGGACATTTCGCTGTTCCACCGGACCGTGTACGAGAACATTGCGTACGGCCGGCCGGACGCGTCGCGCGAAGAAGTGCTCGCCGCCGCCCGCGAGGCGCGCTGCTCTGACTTCATCGAAGCAATGCCGGAAGGGTTCGACACAATCGTGGGCGACCGTGGCGTGAAATTGTCGGGCGGACAGCGTCAGCGCATTGCCATTGCGCGCGCGATCCTGAAAAACGCGCCCATCCTGCTGCTGGACGAAGCCACGTCGGCACTCGATAGTTCGTCGGAAGAAGCGATTCAGCAGGCGCTCGACCGGCTGATGGTCGGCCGTACGGTGATTGCGATTGCACACCGGTTGTCAACGCTGCAAGGCTTCGACCGGATTATCGTGATGAGCGCCGGCAAGGTGATCGACGACGGTTCGCCGGATCAGTTGCGCAACCGGCCAGGGTTGTATCGGGAACTGCTGTCCAAGCAGCATGGCAAGTTGCCACCGGCGACCATGCCCTCGCAACAACTTGCGGCAAAGGCTGAATCGACCTGA
- the otsA gene encoding alpha,alpha-trehalose-phosphate synthase (UDP-forming) yields the protein MSRLIIVSNRVAPISEGGPAAGGLAVGVYDALKETGGMWFGWSGDVVAEPPEGITLEERGRVTFATIGLAQRDYDQYYRGFSNATLWPAFHYRPDLIQFDRDEFDGYCRVNRWLAKQLAPLLKADDVIWVHDYHLIPFAQALRDEGVTNRIGFFLHIPFPATQVLLSVPRHRMLVEALCSFDLLGFQTAPDLRAFCDYIETEANGSVVPGMRLAGEPNAVSAFGKTLRAAAYPIGVYPDEIASLAKDGESGREVQTVKTTLHNRKLIMSVDRLDYSKGLVERFRAFEKLLEHLPAQRNNVSFIQIAPPTRADMDTYRDIRLALEAESGRINGRYAELDWTPIRYIHRQYERPVLAALFRASHVGFVTPLRDGMNLVAKEYVAAQDPDDPGVLVLSQFAGAAQELNGALIVNPLDIDGMADALATALAMSLKERQARYTDMFAQLRENNVSVWRDNFMRDLQA from the coding sequence GTGAGCAGGTTGATCATTGTTTCGAACCGTGTCGCGCCGATCTCCGAAGGCGGCCCGGCAGCGGGCGGTCTGGCGGTCGGTGTCTACGACGCGCTCAAGGAAACCGGCGGCATGTGGTTCGGCTGGAGCGGCGACGTGGTCGCGGAGCCGCCGGAGGGCATCACGCTGGAGGAGCGTGGACGGGTGACCTTCGCGACCATCGGCCTGGCGCAACGTGACTATGACCAGTACTACCGCGGCTTTTCGAACGCCACGTTGTGGCCGGCGTTTCACTATCGGCCGGATCTGATCCAGTTCGACCGCGATGAATTCGATGGTTATTGCCGCGTGAACCGCTGGCTCGCGAAGCAACTGGCGCCACTGCTGAAAGCCGACGACGTCATCTGGGTCCACGACTATCACCTGATCCCATTCGCCCAGGCGTTGCGCGATGAGGGCGTGACGAACCGCATCGGCTTTTTCCTGCACATTCCGTTTCCGGCAACGCAGGTTCTGCTTAGCGTGCCGCGCCATCGGATGCTGGTCGAGGCGCTGTGTTCCTTCGACCTGCTCGGTTTCCAGACAGCGCCCGACTTGCGTGCGTTCTGCGATTACATCGAGACGGAAGCGAACGGCTCGGTCGTGCCGGGGATGCGTCTGGCCGGCGAACCGAACGCGGTGAGCGCGTTTGGCAAGACGCTGCGGGCGGCGGCTTATCCGATCGGCGTTTATCCCGACGAGATTGCCTCGCTCGCCAAAGACGGCGAAAGCGGGCGCGAAGTGCAAACCGTCAAGACGACGCTGCACAATCGCAAGCTGATCATGAGCGTCGACCGGCTCGACTATTCGAAGGGACTGGTCGAACGCTTTCGCGCGTTCGAAAAGCTGCTGGAGCACCTTCCGGCGCAGCGCAACAACGTCTCGTTCATACAGATCGCGCCACCCACGCGCGCCGATATGGACACGTATCGCGACATCCGCTTGGCACTCGAAGCGGAATCCGGGCGCATCAACGGGCGGTATGCGGAGCTCGACTGGACACCGATCCGCTATATCCACCGGCAATATGAGCGGCCGGTGCTCGCCGCGTTGTTTCGCGCGTCGCATGTGGGGTTTGTCACGCCGTTACGCGACGGCATGAACCTGGTCGCGAAGGAATATGTGGCGGCGCAGGATCCCGACGATCCCGGCGTGCTGGTCCTGTCGCAATTCGCGGGCGCGGCGCAGGAATTGAACGGCGCGCTGATCGTGAATCCACTCGATATCGACGGCATGGCGGACGCGCTGGCCACGGCCCTCGCAATGTCGCTAAAAGAGCGACAAGCCCGTTACACAGACATGTTCGCCCAGCTTCGCGAGAACAACGTCTCCGTCTGGCGAGACAACTTCATGCGCGATCTGCAGGCGTAA
- the otsB gene encoding trehalose-phosphatase, with translation MQNLPDTFPLATTAFFFDFDGTLVELAPTPDGVTVQPVVPAILSALRRATNGAVAIVSGRGIDSIDSFLSMPDLPVAGLHGAERRDSNADVQRVGFNDERLLRMEHVLEGVVTANPGMLLEIKGAALALHYRNAPERGAAAREATEKLVAQYADAYVLQPGKMVYEIKPKDVDKGRSVVAFLNEPPFAGRRPVFIGDDLTDEKGFAVVNERNGVSIKVGAGDTLAHSRVESVGALLDWLQRIAGIEGFKGTRS, from the coding sequence ATGCAAAACCTCCCAGACACATTTCCGCTCGCCACGACCGCTTTTTTCTTCGATTTCGACGGCACGCTCGTTGAACTCGCGCCCACGCCGGACGGCGTTACCGTGCAACCGGTCGTACCGGCCATCCTCAGCGCGTTGCGTCGCGCGACCAACGGCGCGGTTGCGATCGTGTCGGGACGAGGGATTGACAGCATCGACTCGTTTCTTTCAATGCCCGACCTGCCCGTGGCAGGTTTGCACGGCGCCGAGCGGCGCGATTCGAATGCGGATGTCCAGCGCGTAGGTTTCAACGACGAGCGCCTGCTGCGCATGGAACACGTGCTCGAAGGCGTGGTGACGGCCAACCCGGGCATGCTGCTGGAGATCAAGGGCGCGGCGTTGGCGCTGCATTATCGCAATGCGCCGGAGCGCGGCGCGGCGGCGCGCGAGGCGACCGAGAAGCTGGTCGCCCAGTACGCCGATGCATACGTGCTGCAGCCCGGCAAGATGGTCTATGAAATTAAGCCGAAGGACGTCGATAAAGGCCGCTCAGTGGTGGCTTTCCTGAATGAGCCGCCGTTCGCGGGACGCCGGCCGGTGTTTATCGGCGATGACCTGACGGACGAGAAAGGCTTCGCGGTGGTGAACGAGCGCAATGGGGTGTCGATCAAGGTCGGTGCCGGCGACACGCTCGCGCATTCGCGCGTGGAATCGGTTGGCGCGCTGCTTGACTGGCTGCAGCGTATTGCAGGTATTGAAGGTTTTAAGGGAACGCGTTCGTGA
- a CDS encoding SCO family protein, with amino-acid sequence MSSWFSFQPKRWFAPLSAALVTCLILSAGLAACSRPDTTPWKLTDVSGHLPDLDFKLTDDNGKPVTGQSFLGQTTLVYFGYTHCPDVCPETMARLMQVMQQLGPDAKNTRIVFITVDPARDTPAALHDYVRAFDAQHAVGLTGTDGAIESIAKRYRVAYQMEKRDPSGAYDVTHSSAVYIFDSHGHARLLATESDSIDTITHDLRRVIDSTAS; translated from the coding sequence ATGTCTTCCTGGTTCAGTTTTCAACCCAAGCGCTGGTTCGCCCCGCTATCCGCCGCGCTAGTCACCTGCCTGATCCTGAGCGCCGGCCTTGCTGCGTGTTCGCGCCCTGATACAACACCCTGGAAGCTGACCGATGTCAGCGGCCATCTGCCCGACCTGGACTTCAAGCTCACCGACGATAACGGCAAACCCGTCACCGGCCAGTCGTTCCTGGGCCAGACAACGCTGGTGTACTTCGGCTATACCCATTGCCCGGACGTGTGTCCGGAAACCATGGCACGGCTGATGCAGGTCATGCAGCAACTAGGGCCCGATGCTAAAAACACACGCATTGTGTTTATTACCGTCGATCCCGCCCGCGATACCCCGGCTGCGCTGCATGACTACGTGCGTGCGTTCGACGCGCAGCACGCGGTTGGACTGACCGGCACGGACGGGGCGATCGAAAGCATTGCCAAGCGGTATCGGGTGGCTTACCAGATGGAGAAACGCGATCCTTCCGGCGCGTATGACGTCACGCATAGTTCCGCCGTCTATATCTTCGATAGCCACGGCCACGCGCGTCTGCTCGCCACCGAGAGCGACTCCATCGATACGATCACGCACGATTTGCGCCGCGTGATCGACTCGACCGCTTCCTGA
- a CDS encoding cytochrome c oxidase assembly protein: protein MSSILYWLDPWEPSPTVVIAVLIAAVLFARGAKKAHVSLARHLSFWFGLTALYVALHTRLDYFFEHEFFMHRLQHLVLHHLGPFFIALSYPGAAMRAGIPFTWRQRWFKPALNTAPARILFKVIFNPVVAVGLFVGLIYFWLLSPIHFKAMLDWRLYRVMNWSMVIDGLLFWWLVLDSRPAPPARLAPGRRILIVIAAIPPQIMLGAYIFFTPHELYPIYSICGRAFTWISPMRDQQIGGLLLWIPGSMMSVIGALIALRHWLRLSTRQRLVQQRARAELVTI from the coding sequence ATGTCCTCGATTCTCTACTGGCTCGACCCGTGGGAGCCTTCGCCCACCGTCGTGATCGCCGTGCTGATCGCGGCCGTGTTGTTCGCTCGCGGCGCGAAAAAAGCTCACGTGTCGCTCGCGCGGCACCTGTCGTTCTGGTTCGGCCTGACCGCGCTCTATGTCGCGCTGCATACCCGGCTCGACTACTTCTTCGAGCATGAATTCTTCATGCATCGGCTGCAACATCTGGTGCTGCATCACCTCGGGCCGTTCTTCATTGCGCTCTCATATCCGGGCGCGGCGATGCGGGCCGGCATTCCGTTCACCTGGCGGCAACGCTGGTTCAAGCCTGCGCTCAATACGGCCCCTGCGCGCATTCTGTTCAAGGTGATTTTCAATCCGGTCGTCGCGGTGGGGCTGTTTGTCGGGCTGATCTACTTCTGGCTGCTTTCGCCGATCCACTTCAAGGCGATGCTCGATTGGCGTCTATACCGCGTCATGAACTGGAGCATGGTGATCGACGGCCTGCTGTTCTGGTGGCTCGTGCTCGATTCGCGCCCGGCTCCTCCCGCGCGGCTCGCGCCCGGGCGCCGCATCCTGATCGTGATCGCCGCCATTCCGCCGCAGATCATGCTCGGCGCGTACATTTTCTTCACGCCGCACGAGCTTTATCCGATCTATTCCATCTGCGGCCGCGCATTCACGTGGATCAGCCCGATGCGCGATCAGCAAATTGGCGGTTTGCTGCTGTGGATTCCCGGCTCGATGATGAGCGTGATCGGCGCGTTGATCGCGCTGCGCCACTGGCTGAGGTTGTCTACTCGGCAACGGCTCGTCCAGCAGCGGGCGCGAGCGGAGTTGGTGACGATTTAA
- a CDS encoding GNAT family N-acetyltransferase, whose product MTEPFSDFDWCWKPFDDLSALDVYAMLAARSEVFVVEQQCVYGDVDGKDADAWHLLVYRRSADTQPALAGYLRVLLPNSAGGTKETEGSDIRIGRVLTTASFRGIGLGQAMLERTLGYIREQWPGQPIRLHAQARLQRFYAGFGFEPISDIHVEDDIPHIWMRRL is encoded by the coding sequence ATGACCGAGCCATTTTCCGATTTCGATTGGTGCTGGAAACCATTCGACGACCTCAGCGCCCTCGACGTCTACGCCATGCTGGCTGCGCGCAGCGAAGTGTTCGTGGTGGAGCAGCAGTGCGTGTACGGAGATGTTGACGGAAAGGATGCCGATGCCTGGCACTTGCTCGTGTATCGGCGTTCGGCGGATACACAGCCTGCGCTCGCCGGTTATTTGCGAGTCCTGCTGCCGAACTCAGCCGGCGGCACGAAAGAAACAGAAGGGTCCGATATCCGTATTGGTCGCGTACTGACCACAGCCAGCTTTCGCGGTATCGGATTAGGCCAGGCGATGCTCGAACGCACGCTGGGTTATATCCGCGAGCAATGGCCTGGCCAGCCGATACGCCTGCACGCACAAGCGCGATTGCAGCGTTTTTATGCGGGCTTTGGCTTCGAGCCAATCTCCGATATTCACGTGGAAGACGACATTCCACACATCTGGATGCGCCGCTTATAG
- a CDS encoding glycosyltransferase family 4 protein, translated as MKVVHISNTPVAGSPGNIVSALNRLTDVQARHIVFNSSAYRSRTFAVDIDWKTQQQQALDVIADADVIHVHQFFSFDDTFGPNFHQQFGEKKIIKQYHSAPDLWAKGDAGMLERIVFEETPQLVIAQGPERYYPFARVVPNVIPLNDPRYLPAPNGATDADADGIPIVTFSPSGRSSAWKTRWETKGAPQTLKLLRKLERKGLCKLQLIIDTPHDACLRAKQRAAIAIDECVTGNYHLSGLEALSQGKPTLGHLDNRVQSQLRAMTGALELPWIDVRLEEAEGPLRELLWDRALRAELGAASRKWMETYYQEAAMVEHYRRAYLDLFEAPHRFHVRRFVGHSEPWLAMALPNHRWAARKRANSRWRTLIEAVRGR; from the coding sequence ATGAAGGTCGTTCATATTTCCAATACGCCGGTTGCGGGAAGTCCCGGCAACATTGTTTCGGCGCTCAATCGGCTCACCGATGTCCAGGCGCGGCATATCGTCTTCAATAGCAGCGCGTACCGCAGCCGCACCTTTGCTGTCGATATCGACTGGAAGACTCAGCAGCAACAAGCACTAGACGTCATTGCCGATGCCGACGTCATTCACGTCCATCAGTTCTTCTCGTTCGATGACACATTCGGTCCGAATTTTCATCAGCAATTCGGCGAGAAAAAAATCATCAAGCAATATCATTCGGCCCCGGATCTCTGGGCCAAAGGTGATGCCGGGATGCTCGAACGGATCGTTTTCGAGGAAACGCCGCAACTCGTTATTGCGCAGGGTCCCGAGCGCTATTACCCGTTCGCCCGGGTGGTTCCCAATGTGATCCCGCTGAACGATCCCCGCTACCTGCCCGCGCCGAATGGCGCCACGGATGCTGATGCCGACGGTATCCCCATCGTCACGTTTTCTCCGAGCGGCCGGTCATCTGCGTGGAAAACTCGCTGGGAAACCAAGGGCGCTCCGCAGACCCTCAAACTGCTGCGCAAGCTGGAGCGCAAGGGCTTATGCAAGCTTCAATTGATTATCGATACGCCGCATGACGCGTGCTTGCGGGCCAAGCAACGGGCGGCGATTGCCATCGACGAATGCGTGACCGGGAATTACCACTTGAGTGGCCTGGAGGCGTTGTCGCAAGGGAAGCCCACGTTGGGTCATCTGGACAATCGCGTTCAGTCGCAGTTGAGGGCTATGACGGGCGCTCTTGAATTGCCCTGGATCGATGTGCGGCTGGAGGAAGCCGAAGGTCCGCTTCGTGAACTGCTGTGGGACCGGGCACTGCGCGCGGAACTGGGTGCGGCCTCGCGGAAGTGGATGGAGACCTACTATCAGGAAGCGGCAATGGTTGAGCATTATCGACGCGCGTATCTTGATCTTTTTGAGGCGCCGCATCGCTTCCATGTTCGACGATTTGTCGGCCATAGCGAGCCTTGGCTCGCTATGGCATTGCCCAATCATCGCTGGGCCGCGCGCAAGCGAGCCAACAGCCGGTGGAGAACGCTCATTGAAGCGGTACGCGGGCGCTAA
- the pgsA gene encoding CDP-diacylglycerol--glycerol-3-phosphate 3-phosphatidyltransferase produces the protein MPFNFPIFLTWLRIVLIPLVVGVFYLPDVMMSPDHRNLLAMVIFVLAALTDWFDGYLARKLNQTSAFGAFLDPVADKLMVTAALLVLVQLMRLNAVIALIIVGREITISALREWMAQIGASKSVAVNSLGKFKTVCQMVAIPMLLFYGPLRIAGTSLVIDTRVWGLWLIYVAAFLTVWSMLYYMKLAWPQIRERGGML, from the coding sequence ATGCCGTTTAATTTTCCGATTTTCCTGACGTGGCTGCGAATTGTGCTGATTCCGCTCGTCGTGGGCGTCTTCTATTTGCCGGACGTGATGATGAGCCCGGACCATCGCAACCTGCTTGCAATGGTCATTTTCGTGCTGGCCGCACTGACCGACTGGTTCGACGGCTACCTCGCGCGCAAGCTCAATCAGACATCGGCGTTCGGCGCGTTTCTCGACCCCGTTGCAGACAAGCTCATGGTCACTGCCGCGCTGCTCGTGCTCGTGCAACTGATGCGGCTGAACGCGGTGATTGCGCTGATTATCGTGGGGCGTGAGATCACGATTTCGGCGTTGCGGGAATGGATGGCGCAGATCGGGGCATCGAAGAGCGTGGCGGTGAATTCGCTCGGCAAATTCAAGACTGTCTGCCAGATGGTCGCCATTCCCATGCTGCTGTTCTACGGGCCGCTGAGGATTGCAGGGACGTCGCTCGTTATCGATACGCGTGTGTGGGGGCTCTGGCTGATCTACGTTGCTGCATTCCTCACGGTTTGGTCCATGCTCTATTACATGAAGCTCGCATGGCCGCAGATCCGCGAGCGGGGCGGTATGCTTTGA